GTTCGGCGGGCAGTCAACGCAAACACACGCGCTGCGCGCATATTGGTTGCCACAGGTCACTTTGGTTGTGTGGAAGCAGCAGTACAGTATTACACAGTCGGCAAGCAGCGGGCATGTCGATGGTACAGACACCACAGCACGGATCAGCAATGGGCGGGCAGCTGGCAGAGGGCGGCGGGATGAACGGGGGCGGGGTCAACGGCGGGGACGCAGGCCGCAAGAGCCCGGGGGCGGggacgccgccgccgccgccgcggggGAACAAGCGACTGGATCTGGAGGAGATGGTGGCCGAGTTCAGCGCGCTTCTCGGCAACGAGAACTGGTCCAAGTACGCGCAGATCATCAGCCTTTTTATTCTGGGCAAGCTTTCGCGGAaggagctggtgcagcAACTTGACGTGCTGCTAGCTCCCGCGCATAGTCCGGGCGACGCGCGTGCGCCTCCGGTTAGCCGCGCGGTCCTGGTAAGGCTTCACAACCAGCTACTGCTAGCGATTCTTGCGAACTCCCTCCGGGACTCACCGTTGGGCTCCAAGGCAGGAGACGCATGGGGCTTCCAGAATGGGGCTACATACCAGAATAAAAAGCGCACTAACAAACACAACTCGCAGATAGAGACGTACAAGAAAATCGTGATGTCCTTACCTAGTAAGGACCGACAACGCCTAAAGGCTATCACGAAAGAGAACGGGAAACGCGGATTTGTTTTGTGTTCTGTTCTCCAAAATCGGCTGGCGAATATTCCGAAAATTCCCATAGTCACTAACCAGGAAACTCTGAAACGTGTAAAAGCCAATAGCCTCAAGACTCCCTTGGAATGGTCGCAGGAGATTGTTAGCGGGTTTTCTGCACCTTTAGCTTCGGAGAGCTATTCACTCCCCGATAATGACTCACTATATCTCCGGATGGTCAGCATTGCTCGGGAACATGGTTTAGTAGGGACTGTGGATGGCCGATGCGTAGAAATTCTATCACTGGCATTAGAGTACTATTTGAAGACTATCTTGGAATCCGCAATAGACACTGTACGCTAC
This is a stretch of genomic DNA from Eremothecium gossypii ATCC 10895 chromosome VI, complete sequence. It encodes these proteins:
- the HFI1 gene encoding Hfi1p (Syntenic homolog of Saccharomyces cerevisiae YPL254W (HFI1)); the protein is MSMVQTPQHGSAMGGQLAEGGGMNGGGVNGGDAGRKSPGAGTPPPPPRGNKRLDLEEMVAEFSALLGNENWSKYAQIISLFILGKLSRKELVQQLDVLLAPAHSPGDARAPPVSRAVLVRLHNQLLLAILANSLRDSPLGSKAGDAWGFQNGATYQNKKRTNKHNSQIETYKKIVMSLPSKDRQRLKAITKENGKRGFVLCSVLQNRLANIPKIPIVTNQETLKRVKANSLKTPLEWSQEIVSGFSAPLASESYSLPDNDSLYLRMVSIAREHGLVGTVDGRCVEILSLALEYYLKTILESAIDTVRYREKKYSDYYDLNDYGFQQAISETNKETKMDPAAYLSGNKVISLTNEDLQETFTIYPNLVEPSGALLRLNATGLVNDNELVQLKSPIDDMPQFFEDKPTFTPVDERNMGTREELNWLIKDILTKE